Within the Apium graveolens cultivar Ventura unplaced genomic scaffold, ASM990537v1 ctg1729, whole genome shotgun sequence genome, the region CCCCTCATCTTTTCTGGTAAACTACATACATTCACTTAATTTTCTGTCTGTTGCAATGTTAATTGATCATCAACCTTTAGCTATAAAATGTCTTACATGATACTAGTCTGGTAGTGGTAGCAGCTTAGTACAATTATAGATGCATTTATTACCTAAAAGTAATATAAGTGCAGGAAGTATATATCTCTCAGTTATATAGTGATAAATTGTGTCAAACCATTTGTTGTATTTTTTGGGAATCTGGCATATGAAAAATAGCATGTTATTTCTCATCATTTTTTTGCTAAATATTTTCTCATCATTTTTATCTGGTAGAATATTGTAAGACTAACATGATATCCGAACTTCCATTATATATGCAGGTTGGAACGTTTCTGCAAGAATAATGCCTAAGGGCATACCTTTTGGAATCATGAACAATTTCTGGATGCTGGTAGAGCAATGTGGACAAATTCTAAAACGTTTGGACGCCATAGATATGTATATGGCGTATAAATTCACTTGCCTGAGCTTGCGACTCATTGAAGGAATTTCAAATGGTGTATTTTTTAAAAGGGAAGCTTGTTTCTCACAGGTATTTAGGATTTTCATCTGTTTTTATGAGAAAACTCTCTGAAGCTCCCCATACATAACATGTCTTGCTAGTAGCTACTTCCTCAATGATGATTCAATTTGCATCCATGATTCCAGTTAATATTCTTCCTTAGTATTTCTTAGGGTTCATTGTTTCGTTGTTGCCCAACAATTTGAACCATTTAGATAATAAGACTTTTGCCTGATGCAGGACAAAGGTTAATAAAGAATCGAACCCTTAGCTTTACTTTCATGCCTGGCGTCTTGCCTAGAATTTTTCAGTTATTGTTCCAATTTATCTGGTCACAGTATAAAAATTTAGATTCTTTGAATTTGAGTTATTCTAAAATGCAAATTCAGAATCTTTGAATTTTAAGGAGTTCTAAACTGCAGGTCCGCTGTCTGCAACTTCTTACAGATTCTTTATGTTCTGTCGAAATAATGTCTGTTCCAATGTAATCTAGCATCATCTGTGATCATCAAACTGTGTCCTTTGCATCTGTCATTTGCATCTGTAATGGAGCTCTATTATTATAAATTTGTTTATTTCGAAATATACTGGTATATAAAATGGTATCCTTTGTCATGTTGgtagcttggttgttttttacATAGATGAAAATATATTATCAACATGTGAATATACAGATTAGTTCACACACACTCTGCAGACAGAGTCAGTACAGCACATTTAGACAACATTCTTCAAATTAACAAACTAAATTTACTATAATCTATGGCGTCGTCCCAATCAGAAATTGAAGCCCGAAAATAAATGTAGTCCTAATGATGTCCCCATGGCCAAGGAGTTAGGTTTTCATTGCAGAAATGCATTCCCAACAAGTTTCCCTCCTTTTCACCTTCAGTTGCTATCTATGTGAATTAATTGAAACTGCAAGCTTCTTTTGCAAAACCCAGCGTCGACTCTGCAGTATTGTATATAACCCTATTGTTCCTTTGCTGATAATTCCCTATAATCCCAATCTCATCTTCATACATGAGACTCGCGAGTGCCAAACACACTTGAGATGCATCAGTCTTTACAAAATAGAAGATTCCTTGTACATCCACAGTTAACTCAGCGTCGCCTTCAAAATGCATAGTCATTGTAGGAATGTTAACTTCATCATATCCAGAAAGGTTAAAGCAAGTATCCAATATTGAGAATCTTGGCGCCTGAGGATACCCCGTGAATTGTTTAAGAAACTCAGCCTTTACAGCACTATAAATCGAGGGAGGGAGTCTTGTAATCACTGTCCCTGAATCAATTAGTATGGTACCTTGACCAAAAGCTGGAGATTGTAAAGCTACCCCTCCAATACTAGCACCAGTAAGGTTTAGAAGATAGAAAGTTGAGAGCTGCGGATTTTGAACCATTTTAGTGTAAGTAATAGGTGTAGAATTTCTGTAAACTGAAGCATTCCCACCTAGAGTTAGTGAACCTGAAGCCTGAGCATGTGTTACAGGCAGACAGTACGAAAACTGTCCCCCAAATGTATCAGAAGTTTGAGAAACTAATGAAAGATCACTCCTTCCAAGACCCATAAGGCCTGAAACTCCTCCAAATAGGCCTCTATTGTTCCGTCCACAGCCAAATACAAAATCTTTCACCGGGGTGTTTCCAAGGAGGAGGCTATCACGGGCAAGCTCTCCACGAGTGTATGAACCATCACCGTAGTTAACAACATATTGACATGTTGGAGGATTGGTTCCACATATCCCATTATTTCCCGTGGCAAATTGTAGGGAATTACAACTCGAGGAACCACAAGGAACTGACTGATATGACTGAGATACAGAGGGGTTGAACAGAGGTTCTCGTTGATCGTAACATGATTTGCAAGGCTGACATTGAACCCATGTCAGGTCACTCCCTGTGTCCGCAATCAGAGTCATGTTTTCACCTCCCAAATTAACGGTAACAACATAGTTTAAAGTTTGAAGCTTGACACCAGAAGTGATAGGGATTTGAGCTTCTGAAACCACTTGTGGTTGACCTATAATCGTCTCTCTAATTCGAGATTGAAATGAACGAACACGGATATCATCATATATAAGTTGCTTCTGAAGCCTTTTGCTCCAGTCACGAATCGGCTTTAACAAGTAGCCTGTGTGCTGCATTTCTAATACAATTGCACCTTTCTCTGTCCCTGAAGTCCTAGTTGGTGAGAATTGATTCAATTCATATTATTTTGACATATAATTTAAGCATGCACAATTAGTATTCATTCAAGGTTCATTTTGTTAAAAATATAAGATCTTGTTCGGGTTTTCCTCTGCCACCTTAAGGTTTTAGTAAGACTGCTTACTTAACACATTTAATTTAACCTATAAGATATAACAATATTATTATCCAAGTTGTCTTATTAGCTTAATGTTAATAGTTACTTAGCACTTACTCATAAAGCTTAAAAGTAGTTAAGAAGATATATTTGGGAATAAAAAGATGGACAATTAAAGTTAACACAATGATTGCTAATAATGAACAACAAAACATAGTTATTACTTGACAATAATAACTTACTTGTTTTCAGAGACAACAAAGTTGGATTGTTGTTACTGATCATCTGATGTTTCCACTGCAGCTTGTTCAATCTGAGGCTTTCCTTATCTCCGTAAACTGCGGAATCTGCAGTAGCAAAACCAGTACTTCTGATCACTGCAGTATCATTCAGAAGTAATGAGAGGAGGATGAAAGTTAAAGGAAACACAGATGGAGACATCTATGAAGATATCGAATTTTCGAGATTTATTGCAGAGACAAGAAGATGAAGGGAGAATGCAGAAAGAAAAATGAGGGAAAGCAAAGAGTGAAATAGGAGAGATTCTTGAGAGTTGGAGGTTGGGAAGGGAACAAAAGAAGAAGGCTGGCTTTAGACCCCACTGTTTTCTATTGCATGAGAAATTATGGAGACTTCACGTGCAGTAGATAATGGGATAATGCGAATTAGTAACATTAGTTTAGGGTGTAATTAGGACTTAATCTCTACTTAAGTTTTTGAACAAGTAGGAATGTGAATGAACAGGAGCATTGATATCTATGATAAACAGCATTTGAGGTAATAGTTGTATTAGTTACAATGACGACCGGGTCTAGGATTTTTTACGGAATTCTCAAAATTGTTTGAAATTTTTGTTGTAGCTCGAACTCGAATTCTCGACTTTCTGAGTGGTAAGCAACGGTTTTTCTAGTTACACATGCTCACACACTGACACGGTGACACCCTCCTTATATTTGGTAAGGTTCGAATTAGTGACATCTCGGGACAACAGAAATACTGCTACACCAAGTGATGTTGGGTGACGAGAAGATGTTACCAGGCTTATGCTGGGAGATTCACGGGTCTGGAAGAAATTCTTGTGAAGTAGTGGGGCCCGACAAAGTTATTTGTTTTGCGTTGTTGAAtgaaactgttgttatatataGTGTACTGGCCCTACTGGGTTGAAATTCTATCGCATAAAATGTATCTAACCACTAGTCCAATATCCCAAGTTGTCGTTTCTTTGGTTTGATAACTTGATTAAGAAAAAAAAGGTCCAAAATGTTTATAATTAAGAATAGCTTATGTATTATGTCAAAACTCTAATTGCATTATGATGCAAAAGTTTATTCAAATGTAATTGCATTATGGTCTTATTAGATTAAAATTGATTAATCAAATCACAAACCATATGATATAGTTGTGATATCGGGTTAATAAAAAGTGTAATTTAATGAGAAAATGTAAAAAAAATGGGTAAAATGATGGAAACAATTAATATTACATGTATAAAATGAATGCAGTGAAAAAAAATTGTGAATGTAAGTGGGCGTATTTAGTTTTTACTTTATTAAAGTTTATTATTTTTGAAGAGTTAATTGCAGTTTGCAACCCTTATCTTTCATTTAAATTCAAAACAGTATACCTACTTTGTAAAACACACTTTACAActcctaacttttaaaatcaaatacaacatgtatcCCCTTCATAATTTTCAGTTATAAAATTGGAATTAaggtgtttaatattatttttataatttaaaacatTATAATATTAAtgtcatttattttatattttacttaatataatattaatgtcaattattttatattttacccaatataatattaatgtcaattattttatattttactcaatataatttttaaataggtaaaatatagatatatttagaaattttatgattatatctataaacatatattttgcttgataaatatattttaagtattttaGCATTATGATTAATTTAGAGTATTACTAATAGAAACTATATATGAGCATTATGATTAATTTAGAGTATTTTAAGTATTTTAGcattatgatttttttttcatgtaaaaaatgtattaaaataaatatttatattgatttgaaattttaattattaatattaaacagCTCAATTCCAATTTATTACTTAAAATTGTGAAGGGATGCATGTTGTATTCGATTTTGAAAGTTAGGGGTTACAAATTGTATTTTACAAAATACGTATACTGTTTTGAATTTAAATGAAAGACAGAGATTGCAAACTGCAATTAACTCTTTTTAGAATGTATACAGTTGAGAGAAACGTCCCAAAAGAAAAGTGTATATAATTGAACTACTTTGAACGAGAGTAGTTGTTATAGTATACTTAATCAGCGATTCAGTGCTGTCATTAGAAATGTTCAGTCCAAATGTAGCAAAATATTATGTTCATAAGTTTGCTGGTGGCCTGATAGCATTTGCTTCCAGTTTTAGAATCCTCTTGTCTAGTTGGCTACCACCAGAAAGTTCGACTTGTTCCCGGAACTCATTGATTGATTTTCGGTTTTCTTTCCTACTAGTATTTGTTAGGACTGTGAACGAATCGATCGTTAGATTGTAGTATCAATGTTTGTTATTGAGTAGCTCGTTCTTATGAGTTCGTATTTTTGCATTTGCTCTCCTTGACGTCTCAGCAGTTGAATATATAATCTGCAGAAGTAACTTCATCCTCTTTGCATAGCAGGCCTCTAAATTCACTGATGCAGCGAAACGTAGTATCAGAGGCTTTTCATGAAGGGACTAAGTTGTCGATTCACTTCAACATCATGTTGCAAATATGTGCGAAAGGTAAAGTGGAAGCCGGAGAAGGACATGATCATATGCATAGAGATGTCTGTTGGGATTTTAATCTAAACTAATGGGTTTTGTTTAGGTTGATGGACCTTGTAATTAGCTGATAGGATTGGGTTTATATTTATGTTTAACGTTAAGAATAATTTAAACGTGTAATACTTTATATGTATAGGTGTGATCTGGTCACGTAGCTAGTTGAGTATTTGTAGGAGGTAGTTTGAATTAGTAAGAATGGTGGAGATAAATTAGCTAGGTTAGTTTGCTATTTTCTAGCCACCATCTTGGGTGGGCTTCAGCCTTATATAAGTGCATGTAAACGTTCAGTTATATAATTTTACCAGAGAGAACACAATGTAGACATTAAGTACATTCGAGTTTGTAAATACAAGTGTTGCTTTTTCTGTATTGCATTGTTGTTCTTATTATTATCTTTAGTGTAATTTCAACATGATATCAGAGCTTTCGTTTCAAGAGGACATGACAAGGTGCTGTGACAGAGAATGAAGAAAGTAGCAGTATGGTGCAGCGACGGAAATGGCGATACAAGGGAAAAGAAGATGAGTTTTTTTTTTGCTGTACAGCGTTAGAGTGATGCTTCATTGCTTGACAATGAAGATTTATAAGGCCACTCCACGAGGATATGTTGGTGGAGTAAAAGGTTATGTCAAAAGGAGTATAGGGTGATGtgtgttatagccaaaatttggtacaaaagtacagagatcacaatggtgatattgttgatatgaagcttaatactgcacagatcagaacatatcttggtattaagggacttgaattcaatctagagtctgacaaagcttatgtcataagactagatcaggagttgagaaaagcaaagattaatgatctcagagctgcaatctttcaaactggtgaagatactgcaaagcttaaagatgtcaaaaggagaatgattaatgaacttagatatgctgagaaatgtttgttgaagaactatctcagaacaactcctgacatcagagagatcagaaaatgatgaagccaagtcgaagatctacaactgcttaaattctgatatttatacagactgaagttgttatcagaagttgaaattggtaaaagctttaaggactgtaagttgtagtta harbors:
- the LOC141700070 gene encoding aspartyl protease family protein At5g10770 yields the protein MSPSVFPLTFILLSLLLNDTAVIRSTGFATADSAVYGDKESLRLNKLQWKHQMISNNNPTLLSLKTRTEKGAIVLEMQHTGYLLKPIRDWSKRLQKQLIYDDIRVRSFQSRIRETIIGQPQVVSEAQIPITSGVKLQTLNYVVTVNLGGENMTLIADTGSDLTWVQCQPCKSCYDQREPLFNPSVSQSYQSVPCGSSSCNSLQFATGNNGICGTNPPTCQYVVNYGDGSYTRGELARDSLLLGNTPVKDFVFGCGRNNRGLFGGVSGLMGLGRSDLSLVSQTSDTFGGQFSYCLPVTHAQASGSLTLGGNASVYRNSTPITYTKMVQNPQLSTFYLLNLTGASIGGVALQSPAFGQGTILIDSGTVITRLPPSIYSAVKAEFLKQFTGYPQAPRFSILDTCFNLSGYDEVNIPTMTMHFEGDAELTVDVQGIFYFVKTDASQVCLALASLMYEDEIGIIGNYQQRNNRVIYNTAESTLGFAKEACSFN